The DNA segment CGCAGACGGCGCGTTGACTGGCGAGGTCGGCGGGCCGCTCGTCTCTGGCACGAAAGACGATGCGCTCGATTCGCTCGCAGAGACGGTCTCACTCCCACTCTCCGAAACCGTCGCGGTCGGCGACGGGGCCAACGACCTCCCGATGCTCGCGGTCGCCGGCCTGGCGATCGGTTTCGATCCGAAGCCCGCCGTCGAACCCGCGTGCGACCGCACGGTCGCGACGATGGACGACCTCCGTCGAGTCCTGAGCGACGACGGACTGCTCCCCGCCGAGAACTGACCCCGTCGCCGCCCGACGTCACGTCGCACGACCCCTCGTGCGCGGCCGCCAGACGGCCTATGTCCCGAATATAACTCGTACAGACTCCGGTACCCACATATCTACCATAGCTAGGTCCGGGTGTCGCCTTGAACGAACGGACTACGCCGTGAACGCCGGAGTAATCGCCCGCTGTGTCGCCGTGTCACGCTCTCGCAAGACGGTCGCCTGCTGGGTTCCGTTTCCCGCCCGCATTCGAGTCCAGTAACTGACCGTTACGCATCGTTTCACGTCGTAACGACCGTTTGACCGGCTCCCACCGAATGAGAAGCGGGGCATAGGCGCTCGACGGGCCGTACTATCGGCGACCGGCCTCCCGACCCGTGCGGGTACGAGACAGACTCGCAGAGTCAGGAATTACTACTGATTGCACACTCGGAAGATACCTCGTAACGACGTATTTTGATGGAGAAGCCCTTGTTTACTCCCCGCCACTCCGGTCTCTCGATGATGTGGCAAGATTTCGTCTTCATGATCGGAAGCAGCCTCTCGATCGGCTTTCTGGCACCGACCCTCCGCGATGCGAACGCACGCGTTCCTCTCGGGACCAGCGTTCCCTCGATGACGATCGGCATCGCGTACGGGATCACGTTCGCGACCCTCGGGATGACCTTCTCGGCCCTCGGCGCCTTCGTCACGGGGACGATGTGGTCGCTGGTCGCGATCGCCCGCTCGCCCGTCCCGGATACGGCGGAACCGACCCGTCGCGAGCGACTCCGTTCGGTCGGCGGTGACCTGGTGGCGCGCGTCGTGGCCGAACTGGAACCCGTCCCCGTCGTCGGTGACTACGCCGCGATCCTCGCCGTCACGGACGGTGCGTCCGTCGACGAGCGCTACGACGCGGAGTCCGCGCAACCGGCCGACTGAATCGCCTTTCACGACTGTTCCGTCACGCGAACGTGTGCAGGTCGCTCGCGTTATCGCGGCGCCCGATTCGCGAGCCACAGGCGTCGGCAGACAGCGAGCGTTCCCCCGAGCAGGGCGAGAACCGACGGAACGAGGAGGCCGGCGTACAGCGCGGCGTCGACGACCGCGATGGACAGCTCGCGGGTCGCGTCCGATGGGTCCCCGGTCCCCGGAGCCTCCCACCTCGCGAGCGTCGCGAGGCCGATCGAGAACACGACGTACGGGGGAACCACGAGGAGCGAGGCACCGATGCGCTCGACGACCGAGTCCGTCTCGACACAGTCGGCCACGGCGTACGCTGCGACGACGAGGATCCCGAACACGATCAGCGACGAGACCGCACTGACGCTGAACTCCAGAAACGACAGTCTCGAGACGCCCCCGATCGTCGACGCCGGTTCGCCGTCGACCCGGAGTACTGCACCGAGATTCATCAGGACGACCCAGGCGCCTTTTACCATCGCGTGTGCGGATTCCTGCGAGTCACGACCGTACCCGATGCCGTTCTCGCCGACGAACACGAGCAGAACGGCGAGCAGATACGTCACGCCGTAGGCACCCACGCCGGCGAGCAACCCGCCGACGATCGGAATTCGCCCGTGAACCGACGGGAGCGTCGCCAGCGTATCGGCCGACTCGCCGTCTGCATCGTCCGAGTCGTCGTCGGGAACGGGACCGCCGTGGCGAAATTTCGGTTGCGGGGACATTAGCCTTCGATCATACCTGTCGACAATAAACATTCTGGTGTCGGGTGACCGACGGTGAGGCTGCGACGACAGTACTATTCGCCGAAGAGGCTGCTGTGGACTGGCGCCGCGTGCTCGCCGTCGTCCGATCCGGCGGCGGTGTCTGTCACCGCGCGGCCGGAGACGCCGTCGGCGAGGAAGTCGCGCAGCGGCGGGTTGACGTGTTCCGGTTCGACCAGAAACGCGTCGTGGCCGTGCGACGAGTCGACGACGTGGTGGGCGACGGGCGTGTCCGTCTCGCGAAACCCTGCCGCGATGGCCGCGGATTGGTCGACGGTGAAGTGCCAGTCGGCCTCGAAACTCATGACGAGCGCCTCGCCGTCGAACGCGGCGAGTGCGTCTGCGACCGAGTCGTACCCCGACGCCAGGTCGAAGTCGTCCATCGCCCGCGTGAGGTAACAGTAGCTGTTCGCGTCGAACCGACCGACGAACGTCGTGGCGTTGTAGTCGAGGTACGACTCGACGTCGCGGTAGGGGAAGAAGTCCGCCGCGGGGTCGGGCGGGAACCGCTCCTCGCTCGCCTCACGCCCGGCCGATCGCCGGCCGAACTTCTCCGACATGGACGCCTTCGAGAGGTACATGATGTGGCCGAGCTGACGGGCGAGCGCGAGCCCGTCGTCCGGAGCCGGACGTTCGTCGCCGTAGTAGTCGCCGCCGTTCCAGTCGGGATCGGTCGTGATGGCGCGCCGCGCCACGGCGTCGAGGGCGAGACACTGCGCGTCGAGCCGCGGGGCGGCGGCGATGGGCGCGACCAGATCGACGTCGTCGGGGTACCGGCGGACCCACTCGAGGGCGTTCATCCCGCCGACGGATCCGCCGACGACCGCGTGCAACCGGCCGACGCCGAGTTCGTCGAGCAGCCGACGCTGGGCGCGCGTCCAGTCGCCGACGGTCACCGGCGGAAAGTCGCTCCCGTAGGGCTCACCCGTCTCCGGACTCTCGCTCGCGGGCCCGGTCGTTCCGTAGCACGAGCCGGGAACGTTCGCGCAGACGACGAAGTACTCCGTGGTATCGACGGCCTTCCCCGGTCCGACGGTGTCGCCCCACCAGGCGCGCGCCTGGCCGGCGGTCGATCGATCGGTCGCCGACCGGTCGTCCTCGCGCTCCGGCCGTCTGGCGACGTGCGCGCTGCCAGTGAGGGCGTGACAGACGAGCACCGCGTTGGAACCGGAAAACTCGCCGTACGTCTCGTAGGCCACCTCGAGCGACGGGATGGACTCGCCACACCCGAAGGTGAACGACCCCAGGTCGATCGTCCCCGCCGTCACGGCCGACACCCCGCTGTCGGGCCCCCCGGCTGGACCGATCGCCACAACGCAGCCTCGACGCCCACCGTCTCGCCCGTCAACCGGCCGATGGCCGTCCCGCCCGTGCCCGGGGGAACCCCGACCATCGCCCAGTGTCTCGGCGATCCAGCTGCCTGGGATTCCGAGGCGTTCCGGTGAATCATGTATGTGGTGCATATATCCGTATAGATTAATAACTGGCAGTTACGGCAAGACTCGCTCACATCGAAACGGCGGTTCGGCCGCTGGGCGGTATCGTCACGATCGGACGCCACCGCCTGCCTACTGGCGGGCCCGGGGTGTCGCCCGGCTTTCATCGCGGGAACACAGTCGCATCGAGCGCTGCCCGAACGGCGTCGGGAACGGCGTCCGGCGGGTCCGTCCGGATCGGCGCCAGCGTCCAGACCGGCCGCCCGGTCATCGACGCCAACACGCGGGGGTTCGTACGCTCGGCCGCGTCGGCGCCTTCGTACTCGTTCAGGACGATCCCGTGGACGTCGATGCCGCGGCGCTCCAGCGCCTCGACGGAGAGCGCGGTGTGGTTGAGCGTCCCCAGGCCAGATCGGGCGACAACGAGCGTCGGGAGGTCGAGGTCGGCTACCAGGTCGAC comes from the Halovivax cerinus genome and includes:
- the metX gene encoding homoserine O-acetyltransferase MetX; protein product: MTAGTIDLGSFTFGCGESIPSLEVAYETYGEFSGSNAVLVCHALTGSAHVARRPEREDDRSATDRSTAGQARAWWGDTVGPGKAVDTTEYFVVCANVPGSCYGTTGPASESPETGEPYGSDFPPVTVGDWTRAQRRLLDELGVGRLHAVVGGSVGGMNALEWVRRYPDDVDLVAPIAAAPRLDAQCLALDAVARRAITTDPDWNGGDYYGDERPAPDDGLALARQLGHIMYLSKASMSEKFGRRSAGREASEERFPPDPAADFFPYRDVESYLDYNATTFVGRFDANSYCYLTRAMDDFDLASGYDSVADALAAFDGEALVMSFEADWHFTVDQSAAIAAGFRETDTPVAHHVVDSSHGHDAFLVEPEHVNPPLRDFLADGVSGRAVTDTAAGSDDGEHAAPVHSSLFGE